A single Actinomadura algeriensis DNA region contains:
- a CDS encoding response regulator, which produces MTVRVLLADDQAMVREAFSVLLGAQPGIEVAGEAADGHEAVARAAELAPDVVLMDVRMPGMDGLEATRRISATTKVIVLTTFDLDEYVYGALRAGAAGFLLKKASAGALAEAVRVVAAGEALLAPSVTRRLIAEFARLGGPRAPRRERLDRLTARETEVLTLVAHGLSNGEIAGRLVVAEQTVKTHVGNILAKLDLRDRTQAVVHAYETGLVRPGPGAG; this is translated from the coding sequence GTGACCGTCAGGGTGCTGCTGGCCGACGACCAGGCGATGGTCCGCGAGGCATTCTCGGTGCTGCTCGGCGCGCAGCCCGGCATCGAGGTGGCCGGGGAGGCCGCCGACGGGCACGAGGCCGTGGCGAGAGCCGCGGAGCTTGCACCCGACGTCGTCCTGATGGACGTGCGGATGCCCGGCATGGACGGGCTGGAGGCCACCCGGCGGATCTCCGCGACCACGAAGGTCATCGTGCTGACGACGTTCGACCTGGACGAGTACGTCTACGGGGCGCTGCGCGCGGGCGCGGCGGGGTTCCTGCTGAAGAAGGCGTCCGCCGGGGCGCTGGCGGAGGCGGTACGGGTCGTGGCGGCCGGGGAGGCGCTGCTGGCCCCGTCGGTCACCCGCCGGCTGATCGCCGAGTTCGCCCGGCTCGGCGGCCCGCGCGCGCCCCGCCGCGAGCGGCTCGACCGGCTGACCGCGCGCGAGACCGAGGTGCTCACGCTCGTCGCGCACGGGCTGTCGAACGGCGAGATCGCCGGACGGCTCGTCGTGGCCGAGCAGACCGTGAAGACGCACGTCGGCAACATCCTCGCCAAGCTCGACCTGCGCGACCGCACCCAGGCCGTCGTGCACGCCTATGAGACGGGACTCGTCCGGCCCGGCCCCGGCGCGGGCTGA
- a CDS encoding sensor histidine kinase, whose amino-acid sequence MTVGSVVRNAWRDLSPAAGPALLPLDVPSRPRLAAWLPHGLVAAGAVVLAGSSWHILLTDYALPNGSAATLSLVHASALVVCVFRPMAGWWLSLALATVTGLAVASPGPQDGPLWAGPSLSTHLAVLALVALRVPARVAAQMWALTGVAAVGLAVALSGRDGPAVPPPRPGPEVGLPGRDAFPSLAEVLLVSGTVVLAAAALRGRGDALRGLARERQRRALLEERARIARELHDVVAHHMSVVAVQAEAAPYRVAEVPDELARGFAVIRANALEAIDELHRVLGLLRAGDGPADSAPQPTLDGLDGLVDGLRATGLAVDLRVSGDRPATTPALEVSAYRIVQEALSNVLRHAPGADVEVVLAYRPDRIELTVGNGPSPGAPEPPAGGPGHGILGMRERAAMLGGELAARPGPDGGFTVTAVLPAGKEAPR is encoded by the coding sequence ATGACGGTCGGATCGGTCGTGCGGAACGCGTGGCGGGACCTGTCCCCGGCCGCCGGTCCCGCGCTGCTGCCGCTGGACGTGCCGTCCCGCCCGCGGCTCGCCGCCTGGCTGCCGCACGGGCTCGTGGCCGCGGGCGCGGTCGTCCTCGCCGGGTCGTCGTGGCACATCCTGCTCACCGACTACGCGCTGCCGAACGGGTCGGCAGCGACGCTGAGCCTCGTCCACGCGTCCGCCCTGGTGGTGTGCGTGTTCCGGCCGATGGCCGGCTGGTGGCTGTCGCTGGCGCTGGCGACGGTGACCGGGCTCGCCGTCGCGTCCCCCGGTCCGCAGGACGGGCCGCTGTGGGCGGGGCCGAGCCTGTCGACGCACCTGGCGGTGCTCGCCCTGGTCGCGCTGCGCGTGCCCGCCCGGGTGGCGGCGCAGATGTGGGCGCTCACCGGGGTCGCCGCGGTCGGCCTGGCGGTCGCGCTGTCCGGCCGCGACGGGCCCGCCGTCCCCCCGCCCCGTCCGGGGCCGGAGGTCGGGCTGCCGGGACGGGACGCGTTCCCGAGCCTCGCCGAGGTGCTGCTCGTGTCCGGCACGGTGGTGCTGGCCGCGGCGGCGTTGCGCGGGCGGGGCGACGCGCTGCGCGGGCTCGCCCGGGAGCGGCAGCGGCGGGCGCTGCTGGAGGAGCGCGCCCGGATCGCGCGGGAACTGCACGACGTCGTCGCGCACCACATGTCCGTGGTCGCCGTCCAGGCCGAGGCGGCCCCCTACCGCGTCGCGGAGGTGCCGGACGAACTGGCGCGCGGCTTCGCCGTCATCCGGGCGAACGCGCTGGAGGCGATCGACGAACTGCACCGCGTCCTCGGCCTGCTGCGGGCGGGGGACGGCCCGGCCGACTCCGCCCCGCAGCCCACGCTGGACGGGTTGGACGGCCTCGTCGACGGCCTGCGCGCGACCGGCCTGGCCGTCGACCTGCGGGTGTCGGGGGACCGGCCCGCGACCACGCCCGCCCTCGAAGTGTCGGCGTACCGGATCGTGCAGGAGGCGCTGAGCAACGTCCTGCGCCACGCGCCCGGCGCGGACGTGGAAGTCGTGCTGGCCTACCGCCCGGACCGGATCGAGTTGACGGTCGGCAATGGCCCGTCGCCGGGGGCGCCGGAGCCTCCGGCGGGCGGGCCCGGCCACGGGATACTGGGGATGCGGGAACGGGCCGCGATGCTGGGCGGCGAACTGGCCGCGCGTCCGGGCCCGGACGGCGGCTTCACGGTGACGGCCGTGCTCCCGGCCGGGAAGGAGGCGCCGCGGTGA
- the acnA gene encoding aconitate hydratase AcnA, which produces MSANSFGSLNKLQVGDKSYDIYRLDAVEGSARLPYSLKVLLENLLRTEDGANVTADHIRALAGWDAKAQPSKEIQFTPARVIMQDFTGVPCVVDLATMREAVRDLGGDASKINPLAPAEMVIDHSVIVDYFGSPDAFERNVKVEYERNKERYQFLRWGQTAFDEFKVVPPGTGIVHQVNIEHLARVVFDRNGVAYPDTCVGTDSHTTMENGIGVLGWGVGGIEAEAAMLGQPISMLIPRVVGFKLTGELPAGTTATDLVLTITEMLREHGVVGKFVEFYGEGVAALPLANRATIGNMSPEFGSTCAIFPVDQETTKYLRLTGRSEEQIALVEAYAKEQGMWLDPSVEPEFSEYLELDLSTVVPSLAGPKRPQDRIAVSEAKETWRRDVQNYVSSVQGPADEASNESFPASDSPAISHGGNGDKPREHATNGASRPHKRVEVTLDDGTTFELDHGHVAVAAITSCTNTSNPYVMVGAALLAKNAVERGLTRKPWVKTSLAPGSQVVTDYFERAGLTPYLDKIGYNLVGYGCTTCIGNTGPLQPEISKAVNDNDLAVTAVLSGNRNFEGRISPDVKMNYLASPPLVIAYALAGTMDIDILNDPIADGTDGPVYLRDIWPAPEEVAAIVESSIGQDMFTSSYADVFEGDDRWRGLDIPTGNLFEWDPASTYVRKAPYFDGMAAEPEPVADVHGARVLAKLGDSVTTDHISPAGAIKVGTPAAQYLQDNGVAVKDFNSYGSRRGNHEVMIRGTFANIRLRNQLLDDVEGGYTRDFTRPDAPQSYIYDAAQNYAAQGTPLVVLAGKEYGSGSSRDWAAKGTALLGVRAVIAQSYERIHRSNLIGLGVLPLQFKDGESAESLGLTGTETFDITGVTALNEGGVPEEVTVKADGREFKAVVRIDTPGEADYYRNGGILQYVLRSLIRK; this is translated from the coding sequence GTGTCCGCGAACAGCTTCGGCAGCCTTAACAAGCTGCAGGTGGGCGACAAGTCCTACGACATTTACCGGCTGGACGCCGTCGAGGGCTCGGCCCGTCTCCCGTACAGCCTCAAGGTGCTGCTGGAGAACCTGCTGCGCACCGAGGACGGCGCGAACGTCACCGCCGACCACATCCGCGCGCTCGCGGGGTGGGACGCCAAGGCGCAGCCGAGCAAGGAGATCCAGTTCACCCCCGCGCGGGTGATCATGCAGGACTTCACCGGCGTGCCCTGTGTGGTGGACCTCGCGACGATGCGCGAGGCCGTCCGCGACCTCGGCGGCGACGCCTCCAAGATCAACCCGCTGGCCCCGGCCGAGATGGTCATCGACCACTCCGTCATCGTCGACTACTTCGGCTCGCCGGACGCGTTCGAGCGCAACGTGAAGGTCGAGTACGAGCGCAACAAGGAGCGCTACCAGTTCCTGCGCTGGGGCCAGACGGCGTTCGACGAGTTCAAGGTCGTGCCGCCCGGCACCGGCATCGTCCACCAGGTGAACATCGAGCACCTGGCCCGCGTGGTGTTCGACCGCAACGGCGTCGCCTACCCCGACACGTGCGTCGGCACCGACTCGCACACCACCATGGAGAACGGCATCGGCGTCCTCGGCTGGGGCGTCGGCGGCATCGAGGCGGAGGCCGCGATGCTCGGCCAGCCGATCTCGATGCTCATCCCGCGCGTCGTCGGCTTCAAGCTGACCGGCGAGCTCCCGGCCGGGACGACCGCGACCGACCTCGTGCTGACCATCACCGAGATGCTCCGCGAGCACGGCGTCGTCGGCAAGTTCGTCGAGTTCTACGGCGAGGGCGTCGCGGCGCTGCCGCTGGCCAACCGCGCCACGATCGGCAACATGAGCCCCGAGTTCGGCTCCACCTGCGCGATCTTCCCGGTCGACCAGGAGACGACGAAGTACCTGCGGCTCACCGGACGCAGCGAGGAGCAGATCGCGCTCGTCGAGGCGTACGCCAAGGAGCAGGGCATGTGGCTCGACCCGTCGGTCGAGCCGGAGTTCTCCGAGTACCTCGAGCTGGACCTGTCGACGGTCGTCCCGTCGCTGGCCGGCCCGAAGCGCCCGCAGGACCGCATCGCCGTGTCCGAGGCCAAGGAGACCTGGCGCCGCGACGTGCAGAACTACGTCAGCAGCGTGCAGGGTCCGGCCGACGAGGCGTCCAACGAGTCGTTCCCCGCGTCCGACTCCCCGGCGATCAGCCACGGCGGCAACGGCGACAAGCCGCGCGAGCACGCGACGAACGGCGCGTCCCGTCCGCACAAGCGCGTCGAGGTCACGCTGGACGACGGCACGACGTTCGAGCTCGACCACGGGCACGTCGCCGTCGCGGCCATCACGTCCTGCACCAACACCTCGAACCCGTACGTGATGGTCGGCGCGGCGCTGCTGGCCAAGAACGCGGTCGAGAGGGGCCTCACCCGCAAGCCGTGGGTCAAGACGTCGCTGGCCCCCGGGTCGCAGGTCGTCACCGACTACTTCGAGCGCGCGGGCCTCACCCCCTACCTCGACAAGATCGGCTACAACCTCGTCGGGTACGGCTGCACGACCTGCATCGGCAACACCGGCCCGCTGCAGCCGGAGATCTCCAAGGCGGTCAACGACAACGACCTCGCGGTCACGGCCGTCCTGTCCGGCAACCGGAACTTCGAGGGCCGCATCAGCCCGGACGTGAAGATGAACTACCTCGCGTCCCCGCCGCTGGTCATCGCCTACGCCCTCGCCGGGACGATGGACATCGACATCCTCAACGACCCGATCGCCGACGGCACCGACGGCCCGGTCTACCTGCGCGACATCTGGCCCGCGCCGGAGGAGGTCGCCGCGATCGTCGAGTCGTCCATCGGCCAGGACATGTTCACCAGCAGCTACGCCGACGTCTTCGAGGGCGACGACCGGTGGCGCGGCCTCGACATCCCGACCGGCAACCTGTTCGAGTGGGACCCGGCGTCCACGTACGTCCGCAAGGCGCCGTACTTCGACGGGATGGCCGCCGAGCCCGAGCCGGTCGCCGACGTCCACGGCGCGCGCGTCCTGGCGAAGCTGGGCGACTCGGTCACCACCGACCACATCTCCCCGGCCGGGGCGATCAAGGTCGGCACGCCCGCCGCGCAGTACCTGCAGGACAACGGCGTCGCGGTGAAGGACTTCAACTCCTACGGCTCGCGCCGCGGCAACCACGAGGTGATGATCCGCGGCACGTTCGCCAACATCCGGCTGCGCAACCAGCTGCTGGACGACGTCGAGGGCGGCTACACCCGCGACTTCACCCGGCCGGACGCGCCGCAGTCCTACATCTACGACGCCGCGCAGAACTACGCCGCGCAGGGCACCCCGCTGGTCGTCCTCGCGGGCAAGGAGTACGGCTCCGGCTCGTCCCGCGACTGGGCCGCGAAGGGCACCGCGCTGCTGGGCGTCCGCGCCGTCATCGCGCAGTCCTACGAGCGCATCCACCGCTCGAACCTGATCGGCCTCGGCGTCCTGCCGCTGCAGTTCAAGGACGGCGAGTCGGCCGAGTCGCTGGGCCTGACCGGCACCGAGACGTTCGACATCACCGGCGTCACGGCGCTGAACGAGGGCGGCGTCCCCGAGGAGGTCACGGTGAAGGCGGACGGCAGGGAGTTCAAGGCCGTCGTCCGCATCGACACCCCCGGTGAGGCGGACTACTACCGCAACGGCGGGATCCTGCAGTACGTCCTGCGGAGCCTCATCCGCAAGTAA
- a CDS encoding M20/M25/M40 family metallo-hydrolase — protein sequence MRRTGRRRAARGGRPGAARPVPGGDHLVTSWGPDGGGHLLFVGHYDTVWPVGRLAEMPYTDDGTTITGPGVLDMKGGLVVLETALRALDAAGVAVRVPVRAVVVADEEVGSPTGRAVAALGQDVRGRPAAGSGDANLPGSRGLPTLDGLGPRGRGAQAPDEHVLVASLTERAALLAALIASSGQE from the coding sequence CTGCGCCGAACCGGTCGCCGCCGGGCAGCGCGCGGCGGGCGGCCGGGTGCGGCGCGTCCCGTCCCAGGGGGCGACCATCTGGTCACCTCCTGGGGGCCGGACGGCGGCGGGCACCTGCTGTTCGTCGGCCACTACGACACCGTGTGGCCGGTCGGCCGCCTCGCCGAGATGCCCTACACCGACGACGGGACGACCATCACCGGGCCGGGCGTCCTCGACATGAAGGGCGGCCTGGTCGTCCTGGAGACGGCGCTGCGGGCGCTGGACGCCGCGGGCGTCGCGGTCCGGGTCCCGGTGCGCGCGGTCGTGGTGGCCGACGAGGAGGTCGGCAGCCCCACCGGCCGGGCGGTCGCCGCCCTCGGACAGGACGTGCGCGGACGTCCCGCGGCGGGCTCGGGCGACGCGAACCTGCCCGGTTCGCGCGGCCTGCCGACCCTCGACGGCCTCGGCCCCCGCGGCCGCGGGGCCCAGGCCCCCGACGAGCACGTCCTCGTCGCCTCCCTGACCGAACGCGCGGCCCTCCTCGCCGCCCTCATCGCGTCCTCTGGCCAGGAGTGA
- a CDS encoding DUF4286 family protein, whose translation MPKTTVLQVESYPSSPVLVDEFNRWYTEVHLREVLTVEGFVAARRFAPLEGNGPYVAQYEFEGDPKEAVPRPSRAAADGTLHMPDALRLDPPPRMLLLEAVGETHAAD comes from the coding sequence ATGCCGAAGACAACGGTCCTGCAGGTCGAGTCGTACCCGTCCAGCCCGGTTCTCGTCGACGAGTTCAACCGCTGGTACACCGAGGTCCACCTCCGGGAGGTGCTCACCGTCGAAGGGTTCGTGGCGGCCCGCCGCTTCGCACCGCTCGAAGGAAACGGCCCCTACGTCGCGCAGTACGAGTTCGAGGGCGATCCGAAGGAGGCCGTCCCCCGGCCGAGCAGGGCGGCGGCCGACGGCACACTGCACATGCCGGACGCGCTCCGGCTGGACCCGCCGCCGCGGATGCTCCTCTTGGAAGCGGTCGGAGAGACGCACGCGGCCGACTGA
- a CDS encoding DUF4286 family protein — MSAKSILHVMSLPSSPEVADEYNRWYEDVHMPEVVALEGFVSARRYAPTKDGAPYVAVYEIEGDAKAAMKRLNQAMGDGSMNLSDKIQLDPPPQMHVFELVKEIGE, encoded by the coding sequence ATGTCCGCGAAGTCGATCCTGCACGTCATGTCCCTGCCGTCGAGCCCGGAGGTGGCGGACGAGTACAACCGCTGGTACGAGGACGTCCACATGCCGGAGGTCGTGGCGCTGGAGGGGTTCGTCTCCGCGCGCCGCTACGCGCCCACCAAGGACGGCGCCCCCTACGTCGCGGTCTACGAGATCGAGGGCGACGCGAAGGCCGCCATGAAGCGGCTGAACCAGGCCATGGGCGACGGCTCGATGAACCTGTCGGACAAGATCCAGCTGGACCCGCCGCCGCAGATGCACGTCTTCGAGCTCGTCAAGGAAATCGGCGAGTAA
- a CDS encoding DUF4286 family protein → MPKKTILHVESGPAGPDVADEYNRWYDEVHIPEMLTIEGVVAARRYAPVDGDPSYIAHYELEGDPRAVMRRLRDAAADGTMHLSDTARTDPPARMVVLELVVERDAASG, encoded by the coding sequence ATGCCGAAGAAGACGATCCTGCACGTGGAGTCCGGGCCCGCGGGCCCGGACGTCGCGGACGAGTACAACCGCTGGTACGACGAGGTGCACATCCCCGAGATGCTGACGATCGAGGGCGTCGTCGCCGCGCGCCGCTACGCCCCCGTCGACGGCGACCCGTCGTACATCGCCCACTACGAGCTCGAAGGCGACCCGCGGGCCGTCATGCGGCGGCTCCGGGACGCCGCGGCCGACGGGACCATGCACCTGTCGGACACCGCGCGCACCGATCCGCCGGCGCGGATGGTCGTCCTGGAACTCGTCGTCGAGCGGGACGCCGCGTCCGGCTGA
- a CDS encoding Ppx/GppA phosphatase family protein, with protein sequence MRIGVLDVGSNSAHLKIVDLAEGRPPRTVATLKHPTRLAEAIDPDGTIGEEAVCRLVGAVGQAACTAALHGVDELVAFATSAVRDATDRDEILARVADRTGVELGFLTGGQEATLTFHAVRAWYGWSARRLLVMDIGGGSLEIAAGDGREPDVALSLPLGAGRLTRKHLPGDPPDPERVRRLRRHVRRKLAATAGPFAGDLDGRAPGTLPVATSRVLTQLAVLGGAPKPRKGPYERRVLHRSRLRAQIDDLAGMTAAERAELRGISAPRARQILAGAIVAEATMTALHVKRLEVCPWALREGIIMHRWQMMADPAARERAPLPASPRPRSHLHAVPMVSEAHA encoded by the coding sequence ATGCGGATCGGTGTCCTGGACGTGGGGTCGAACTCGGCCCATCTGAAGATCGTCGACCTGGCGGAGGGGCGGCCGCCGCGCACGGTCGCCACCCTGAAGCATCCCACCCGGCTGGCCGAGGCCATCGACCCCGACGGGACGATCGGCGAGGAGGCCGTGTGCCGCCTGGTCGGCGCCGTCGGCCAGGCGGCGTGCACGGCGGCGCTGCACGGCGTGGACGAACTCGTCGCGTTCGCCACCTCGGCGGTCCGCGACGCGACCGACCGGGACGAGATCCTCGCCCGGGTGGCCGACCGGACGGGCGTCGAGCTGGGGTTCCTGACGGGCGGGCAGGAGGCGACGCTGACCTTCCACGCGGTGCGGGCCTGGTACGGCTGGTCGGCCCGGCGGCTGCTGGTCATGGACATCGGCGGCGGCTCCCTGGAGATCGCCGCCGGGGACGGGCGGGAACCGGACGTGGCGCTGTCGCTGCCGCTCGGCGCCGGCCGATTGACCCGCAAGCACCTGCCCGGCGACCCGCCCGACCCGGAGCGGGTGCGGCGGCTGCGCCGGCACGTCCGGCGCAAGCTCGCCGCCACGGCCGGGCCGTTCGCCGGGGACCTCGACGGCCGCGCCCCCGGGACCCTGCCGGTCGCCACGTCCCGCGTCCTCACCCAGCTCGCCGTGCTCGGCGGCGCGCCCAAGCCCCGCAAGGGCCCGTACGAGCGCCGCGTGCTGCACCGTTCGCGGCTGCGCGCCCAGATCGACGACCTCGCGGGCATGACCGCGGCGGAGCGGGCCGAACTCCGCGGCATCTCGGCGCCCCGCGCCCGGCAGATCCTGGCGGGCGCGATCGTGGCCGAGGCGACCATGACCGCGCTCCACGTGAAGCGGCTGGAAGTCTGCCCGTGGGCGCTGCGCGAGGGCATCATCATGCACCGGTGGCAGATGATGGCCGACCCGGCCGCCCGGGAGCGGGCACCGCTTCCGGCGTCCCCGCGCCCCCGCTCCCACCTGCACGCGGTGCCCATGGTCTCGGAGGCCCACGCTTAG
- a CDS encoding aspartate/glutamate racemase family protein, with protein sequence MRLTVVLPGPSEPFIDTVRRDCARWTRPDTELEVLAAPGGPPSLASRSEMARAAPAILDQVTAACRRGTDGIFIDCAGDPAVEAAREIADVPVAGAFEPALLAALSLGRRVGVLSVLRTVIPIFGDLIRVQGLEGRCTPVRVIDAPVLELHDRAAMVDLLYERARAMVDDDRSDVLVLGCTGFIGVARVLQDRLAEHGPYVPVIDPTGAALQWLQTCVRLGVRPSRAAYAPPPEMTWKP encoded by the coding sequence GTGCGCCTGACCGTCGTGCTGCCCGGCCCGTCCGAGCCGTTCATCGACACCGTGCGCCGCGACTGCGCCCGCTGGACGCGGCCGGACACCGAGCTGGAGGTGCTGGCGGCCCCCGGCGGGCCGCCCTCACTGGCGTCCCGGTCGGAGATGGCGCGGGCGGCGCCGGCGATCCTGGACCAGGTCACGGCGGCCTGCCGGCGCGGCACCGACGGGATATTCATCGACTGCGCGGGCGATCCCGCCGTCGAGGCCGCCCGCGAGATCGCCGACGTCCCGGTGGCCGGGGCGTTCGAGCCGGCGCTGCTGGCCGCGCTGTCACTGGGCCGCCGGGTCGGCGTCCTCAGCGTGCTGCGCACCGTGATCCCCATCTTCGGCGACCTGATCCGCGTCCAGGGCCTGGAGGGCCGGTGCACCCCCGTACGGGTGATCGACGCGCCCGTCCTGGAGCTGCACGACCGGGCCGCGATGGTGGACCTGCTGTACGAGCGGGCCCGCGCGATGGTCGACGACGACCGGTCGGACGTGCTCGTGCTCGGCTGCACCGGATTCATCGGCGTCGCCCGCGTCCTGCAGGACCGGCTGGCCGAGCACGGCCCGTACGTCCCGGTGATCGACCCGACCGGCGCCGCGCTGCAATGGCTGCAGACCTGCGTGCGGCTGGGGGTGCGGCCCAGCCGCGCCGCCTACGCGCCGCCACCGGAGATGACGTGGAAGCCCTGA
- a CDS encoding squalene/phytoene synthase family protein — translation MKQNLDAAGLRDPGLRTAYAACETFLRRRNSAAYPAARSLLPPGRRPYWDAILAFTTYVDDLLDDPAVPVEERAASYDGYTRRFRLRAEGREPWPDPPDEGALLARAFADFTATWRIPGASVHLFLDTIRTDLHVTQYPTFDDLSRYITGVCVQGSQWGGVLFNPRDERAAAAAASAMSFGLQLTDYLDDLREDLADGRLYLPLEDLDRFGLCRAEVERAAETATMTPRLRELVRFQLHRARAYLDEAARWRPLVHPSMRELPRQYVALARAETDRIARDDYDVFHPSRRRRATAAVRAAAALGAARVRARASRLSHAVPVPPTATGERS, via the coding sequence GTGAAGCAGAACCTGGACGCCGCCGGGCTGCGCGACCCCGGGCTGCGCACGGCCTACGCCGCCTGCGAGACGTTCCTGCGCCGCCGCAACTCGGCCGCCTACCCGGCCGCGCGGAGCCTGCTGCCGCCAGGCCGCCGCCCCTACTGGGACGCCATCCTGGCCTTCACCACCTACGTCGACGACCTGCTCGACGACCCGGCGGTGCCCGTCGAGGAGCGCGCCGCGTCCTATGACGGCTACACCCGGCGGTTCCGCCTGCGGGCCGAGGGCCGGGAGCCATGGCCGGACCCGCCGGACGAGGGCGCCCTGCTGGCCCGCGCGTTCGCCGACTTCACCGCCACCTGGCGGATTCCCGGCGCGAGCGTCCATCTGTTCCTGGACACCATCCGCACCGACCTGCACGTCACCCAGTACCCGACCTTCGACGACCTGTCCCGGTACATCACCGGAGTGTGCGTCCAGGGCTCCCAGTGGGGCGGTGTCCTGTTCAACCCCCGCGACGAGCGGGCCGCGGCCGCGGCCGCGAGTGCGATGAGCTTCGGGCTGCAGCTGACCGACTACCTGGACGACCTGCGCGAAGACCTCGCCGACGGTCGGCTCTACCTGCCGCTGGAGGACCTGGACCGCTTCGGCCTGTGCCGAGCGGAGGTGGAGCGGGCCGCCGAGACGGCGACGATGACACCGCGGCTGCGCGAGCTCGTGCGGTTCCAGCTCCACCGGGCGCGCGCCTACCTGGACGAAGCCGCCCGATGGCGGCCTCTGGTGCATCCGTCGATGCGCGAACTGCCCCGGCAGTACGTGGCCCTGGCCCGCGCCGAGACCGACCGGATCGCCCGCGACGACTACGACGTCTTCCACCCGTCCCGGCGCCGCCGCGCGACCGCCGCGGTCCGCGCCGCCGCCGCCCTGGGCGCGGCCCGGGTGCGGGCGCGCGCGTCCCGGCTGTCGCACGCCGTGCCGGTGCCGCCCACCGCGACCGGCGAGAGGAGCTGA
- a CDS encoding tRNA-dependent cyclodipeptide synthase, which produces MTRTWGTALRASAGRRSAEAAAAGEKFVIEPFTDNCRVVCRNRAHAVMGVSPNNSYFNVSQLTELLGWVCGAFRRVDVVVPDSAVVHTYRALGHEPEQAKKKARRETAVLRNRVLRAWEAAGGMGEGHRVHLMSALAGHPVYRRLRVQVRTALATDARLRETCLAMSREVVGARMGGAVPTQAQQETGIGYLVAELPFFLDSAAIFDAPSSLCFYHRPVPLADLIFSWETSLRPSPRQGYALVYPAPHGAAASAVPEGER; this is translated from the coding sequence GTGACCAGGACATGGGGAACCGCCCTGCGGGCTTCGGCGGGACGGCGGTCCGCGGAGGCGGCGGCCGCCGGCGAGAAGTTCGTGATCGAACCCTTCACGGACAACTGCCGCGTCGTCTGCCGGAACAGGGCGCACGCGGTGATGGGCGTGAGCCCGAACAACAGTTACTTCAACGTCTCGCAGTTAACCGAGCTGCTGGGGTGGGTCTGCGGCGCCTTCCGCCGCGTCGACGTGGTGGTCCCCGACAGCGCCGTGGTCCACACCTACCGGGCGCTGGGCCACGAGCCGGAGCAGGCGAAGAAGAAGGCGCGGCGGGAGACCGCCGTGCTGCGCAACCGGGTGCTGCGGGCGTGGGAGGCGGCCGGTGGCATGGGCGAGGGCCATCGGGTGCACCTGATGTCCGCGCTCGCCGGGCATCCGGTCTACCGGCGCCTGCGGGTGCAGGTGCGGACGGCGCTGGCCACCGACGCGCGGCTGCGCGAAACGTGCCTGGCGATGAGCCGCGAGGTGGTGGGCGCCCGGATGGGGGGCGCCGTGCCGACCCAGGCCCAGCAGGAGACGGGCATCGGCTACCTCGTCGCCGAACTGCCGTTCTTCCTGGACTCGGCGGCGATCTTCGACGCGCCGTCCTCGCTGTGCTTCTACCACCGCCCGGTCCCGCTGGCGGACCTGATCTTCTCCTGGGAGACGTCGCTGCGCCCCAGCCCCCGGCAGGGATACGCGCTCGTCTACCCCGCCCCGCACGGTGCCGCCGCGTCGGCCGTCCCCGAGGGGGAGCGGTGA
- a CDS encoding dihydrofolate reductase family protein yields the protein MRTLISTAFVSLDGVMEAPGGEPGYRNSGWTVKDVDFLEDAYEIKAREQEEATAMMLGRVSYEAFSPVWPGMTEEFPRYNAMPKYVVSTTLAEDDLVDDWGEITVLRSLDDVAALKKTEGGPIIVHGSARLNRGLADAGLIDRYHLLVFPLLLGAGKRLFSDTDKDAQKLRLVEHEAYANGVQKNVFEVV from the coding sequence ATGCGTACTCTGATCAGCACCGCCTTCGTGTCGCTCGACGGAGTGATGGAGGCCCCCGGCGGCGAGCCCGGCTACCGCAACTCCGGCTGGACGGTGAAGGACGTCGACTTCCTCGAGGACGCCTACGAGATCAAGGCGCGCGAGCAGGAGGAGGCCACCGCGATGATGCTGGGGCGGGTCAGCTACGAGGCCTTCTCCCCCGTGTGGCCGGGCATGACCGAGGAGTTCCCCCGCTACAACGCGATGCCCAAGTACGTCGTCTCGACGACGCTCGCCGAGGACGACCTCGTGGACGACTGGGGCGAGATCACCGTCCTGCGCTCGCTCGACGACGTCGCGGCCCTGAAGAAGACCGAGGGCGGGCCGATCATCGTTCACGGCAGCGCGCGGCTCAACCGCGGCCTCGCCGACGCCGGGCTGATCGACCGCTACCACCTGCTGGTCTTCCCGCTGCTGCTCGGCGCCGGCAAGCGCCTGTTCAGCGACACCGACAAGGACGCGCAGAAGCTCCGCCTCGTCGAGCACGAGGCGTACGCCAACGGCGTCCAGAAGAACGTCTTCGAGGTGGTCTGA